CGGTAAGGACCCGCGCCATACACGCCGCCGCCGTTGGTAGCCGTGTTGCCGGACAACGTGCTGTTGGTTATTTCCGCCAATCGGTTCGTCACGTTGTAGATGCCGCCACCCTGGGACGCGTTATTCGCGGTGAAGGTACTGTTGATGATGTTCAACGTGCCGTCGTTGTAGATGCCGCCGCCGTTCGAGGTACTGGCGTTATTGTTCGAGAACGTACTGTTGGTCACGCGCAACGCGCCGCTGTTGCTAACGCCCGCGCCATTGCCACTGGTGCTGCCCTGAGTAATATTCAACCGATTCAACGTCACACTAGTGCCGGCGACCGTGGAAAAGACGCGCACACTGCTGCCGCCGCTCACCGTGATCGTGCGACCGGTTCCATCAATCACCACGTCGCGGTCAATCACCACTTCGCTCGATAGATTGATCGTATAGTCGCCATCGAAAACAATCGTGTCGCCGGCAGAGGCGTCCAGAATGGCTTGGCGCAATGAACCAGCGCCGGAATTGTTCGCGTTCGTCACGTGCCGGGTCGTAGTCGCGGGGGGCCAACCCAGGTCGCGCATCAAACCCATCGTGACCGGTCCGGGGCTGTGCTTGGCTTGCCCACTGCCAATCGCATAGACCATCAACTCGCTGGCGCTGTACGCGTTATAGTCGAGGTGCGAGATGCTTGACCCAGAACTGTAGGTAGACGGTGCGTAGATTTTAGCATAGTTGCCGCCATTCGCGGCGGTGGCATTCGTACCTTGAAAGTAAAGGTTGTTGCTTGTCAATTGGCTTCCCAGCGCGGCGGAAGGATTGACGAAACTGCTGATGAGCAACTGACTGGAGCCATTGTATACAGAACGATCATAAATAGTTGGATACCCACTCATGCCCCAACAGCCAGAGTTGGCGGAGCCACAACTCGTCGTGCCATAAGCGAACGAGCCGAGAAATCCCAAGCCGTGGAGAATTTCGTGGAACGCCACGCTCACCAGGTCGGTCTGACCGCTGGGCGGGTTCGCATCCGTGCCATAGTACCAGGTAAAGGCATTGCTGTAGCCGATGTAGATTTCGTTGGTGGACACATTCAGATCGGAACCGGCAAGCGCATTCGCGAAGGGGTAGGCATACCAGGTGTTTGCGACTGGTGCGCCGGGAAAATCGCGGTAAAAGGTGGTCGGCGCGCCATGTCCCAGCACCCCAGGAGCCAGGTTGTCCGCCCAACACGCATTGATGGTCGTAGCCACAGTGGAATTGAACCGCGCGGCGGCAAGACTGGCTGCGTAAGAAAAAGCTGTTTGGGCGTTGGCGGGCCAAGCGATACAGTTGTCTCCGTACGATCCCGAACCGGTGATATAGTTGATGTTGATCGTCATCGCGTTTGGCGCGCGAACCTTGGGATTAAAGCCGCGCGGAGCCGGAATCCGAATCGGACGTGAATCGGGAACGTAGCGCATCTCCAACAAGCGCGGAGTGGGACTCGCTTGCAGGGATGGCGCGGCATTGGACGTACTCGCGCCGAGAAACAAGATTGCGAAACAGAGGATCGTACCAACGAGGAATGCGGACAGACCGAGCTTACGCAAGTGGTTCATGCTTTGTGCCTCCTTGAATATGTTATGACAAACTGCCACGACGAGCCGCAATGTGCTTGACGCTCGTTATCTCAGCAATTTGAACCAATCTGTGCCGGTAATGATGTTGCACGCCAGGAATAAAAAGATGCACAACAAAATGATGCCGCATCCAAATCCCGAACATCCTCGGCGGAAACCGAAATTGTCTTGCAACCAATCAAAAATCTTGCCGAGCAAGAATAATTCGAGCAGACCGGCAAGACAACCTTGACGCTCGCGCATCCCTCCTCCTGTTATTGCAGACCGCTCGTCACACGCGAGAACACGTTGCCAATTTGCGGACCCAGTAAAAGAAGTACCGCGATCGTACAACAGACGATCAAGACACACGCGACGATAACGACGACGATTCCGATCAGCACCTTGCGATTCATTTTGTCTACTCCATTTCGGCAACCAACCTTGGGAAGGTTGGTTGATTTCCTAAACAACGTCGAAGAAAAAAGCAACCTCTGTTTCCAGAGATTGCTTCTTCACAAAATCACTACGGCTTCGCCACCGCAACCATTCGCATACCCCACGCGGCAAGGTCAATCAGTTGTTGCGGGAACACGGCGAGCAAGAGCACGACTGCCGCGCACGCCACGACCGATGCGGTCACAACCATCGGCACGCGAATCGGCTCGGCGGTCTTGGGCGCATCGAAGAACGCGGCGCGCACGACCGAGAAATAGTAGAAGACGCTGACGACGCTGTTCACAACGCCGATGGCGGCGAGAGCCAGGTATCCTTCTTTGAGCGCCGCGCCGAACACAAAGAACTTGCCGATGAACCCCGCCGTCGGCGGAATGCCGGCGAGCGAGAGGAAAAAGATCACGAGCAACGCGGCGAGCAAAGGCGCGCGCTTAATCAGTCCGGCGTACTCGGGAATTTCGACCGCGCCGGTCGCGCTTTCAATCGCGACGACGACGATGAACGCGCCCAAGTTCGTGAATAGGTACGCCGCGAGATAGATCAACACGCCGTTCAACCCGGCGAATGGCGACGCGCCGCCGAGCTTCACGCTGACCAAGCCGATCAAAATATAGCCGGCTTGCGCGATGGACGAGTACGCGAGCAAACGCTTGATGTTCTTTTGTTGCAATGCGACGAGATTGCCGAGCGTCATCGTCATAATCGAAACAACTGAGAGCAACGCCGCCCATTCGGTTTGGAAACCGGGGAACGCGGTCAACGCGACGCGCATCAACAGCGCAAAGCCCGCGGCTTTCGAACCGACCGAGAGGAACGCGACAATTGGCGTCGGCGCGCCTTCGTAGACATCGGGCGCCCATTGGTGGAACGGCACCGCCGAAATCTTGAAGCCGAATCCCGCCAGCACGAGCGCGAACGCGACGAGACCCAGTTCCCTCGTCGAAGCGTCGGTCGCGGTCGCAAACACCTGTGCCATGTCCGCGAGATTCAGCGAGCCGGAAATGCCATAGAGCAACGACAAACCGTAGAGCATCACTGCGCTCGTCACCGCGCCGTACAAAAAGTACTTGATCGCCGCTTCGTTCGATTTCTTGTCCTCGCGTAAAAATCCAGCGAGCAGGTACGACGTGTAACTCAGGAACTCGATGGAGAGATAGACCATCAACAAACTGGTCGAACTAGCCATCATCATCGTCGCGAGCACCGCGTACGTGAGCAAGAAATAAAAGTCGCCTTTGAATGGCGTGCGTCCCTTCAAGAAACTGATCGAGACCAACACGGTGAGCAAACCCGCTAACGCGCTAATCAGTTTGAAGAACAACGCGTACGTGTCCACCGCGTACATTCCGGCGAATAACGACTGGTTCGCGCCCCAGTAATTTATCGTCGCGCCGAGCGCGAGCGCAAAACCCAGCACGGCGAGCCACGGTAAAACCGGTTCGCTCTGCTCGCGCCAAACCAAATCCACGACGACGATCAACAGACCGACGACCGTCAGAATCAGTTCGGGTGAAATCAAAAGCCAGGTATTGATGTCAGGCATAAAAACTCCGCGTAGTTTGCTAGTGCGATAGTTCGATCGTGCGATAGTTTATTCATCCAACTATCGCACTATCTCACTATCTCACTATCGCACTAAAACTTGAACGCGCTGATCAACGCGACCGAAATCGTATTGATCGTGTTAAGAATCACTGACGGATACACACCGATGAGCACCATCAAGAAAACGAGTGGCGCGAGTGTGAGCACTTCGGGCGTCGTGAGATCGGTGAGATGTTTGTGCGGAGCGTCCCACTTGGCTTCGTCGAACGTGCCGAGCAAAACATTCTGAATCACTTTCCAGAGCAACAACGCCGCGCCAAAGATGATGCCGAGTACCGAAATCGTCGAGAGCACCGCGAGCGTTGCGAACGCGCCGCGGAACACCATGAACTCACTGATGAACCCGGCAAGTCCCGGCAAGCCGAGCGACGCAAACGTCGCGACGAGCAGGATGCCGCCATACACCGGCACCTTCGCGCCGAGTCCGCCGAACATTTTCAAATCGCGCGTGTGCGCGCGCTCGTACAACATGCCGACGATAAAAAAGAGCGATCCCGTGATGACGCCGTGATTGAACATTTGCAAGATCGCGCCGTCGAGCGCGATACTCCGGTCGGTTAATGTCGCGCCGCCCGCCGCCACCGCCGCCGCGATGCCCAGGATCACATAGCCCATGTGATTGACGGACGAGTACGCGATCAAGCGTTTGAAATCGGTTTGCGCCATCGCGGCGAGTGCGCCGTACACAATCGAGATCGTCGCGAGGATGCCGATGATCGTCGCGTTCGCTTGGAACACTTGCGGGAAAATCGGGATGAGCACGCGGACGATGCCGTACGTTCCCAGTTTCAGCAGGATGCCTGCCAGGATGACTGAGCCAGCGGTCGGCGCAGCCGTGTGCGCGTCGGGCAACCAGGTGTGGAACGGGAAGAGCGGGACCTTGATCGCGAATGCGATAAAGATGCTCCAGAATGCGAGCGAGGCAAACGTCCAATCATTCGCGAACGGTTTGCGCGATGCCAGCTCGATGATGTCGAACGTACCCGGCGTGCTCGCGCTCGACGTCGTGATGTACATCGCGATGATCGCCAGGAGCATGAACACGGAACCGGCGAGCGTGTAGAGAAAGAACTTGATCGCCGAGTACTGCGGACGGTCTTCCGCATGTCCCCAAATCGCGATGAGAAAGTACATCGGCACGAGACCCAGTTCCCAGAACACGTAGAACAAGAAGAAATCGAGCGAAAGGAACACGCCGATCATGCCAGTTTCGAGTAGCAGAAACATCAGGAAGAATTCGCGCACGCGGTCGTTGATGACGTACTTGGAATAAAACAGCGAGAGCGTCGTCAGCAACGTCGTGAGAAACACGAGCGGCATACTCAATCCATCAATGCCGACGTGATAACGGACGTTGAGCGACTGAATCCACATCACGGATTCTTCAAGTTGCATCTTGGCGTTGCCGGTATTGTACAAAACAAACCAGATGTACCCCGCAATCGCCAAGGGAATCAAACTCCAAAGGATCGCGAACCACTTGATCGTTGGATTCGCTTTCTCGCCTTTGGGGAAAAAGAGCAATGCCGTTGCGCCAATGAGCGGCAACACAATCAATAAAGTCAGCCAGGGAATCATCTACGTTTCCTCCGACCTACCCCTCCCACACCCTCCCCTTGCGAAGGGGAGGGCTGGGGTGGGATCAGGTTTTATCGAATCATGAAATAGACCACGAAAATTGCCGCGCCGGTAATCGCGAGCAACAGGTACGCTTGCACGCGACCGGTCTGAATCAATTTCAATCCATCGCCCAGTTCGGTCGTGACAAAGCCGGTCAGGTTGACGAGACCATCCACGACGTTCTTGTCAATCCAACCGCTGATCGCGGAGAGCAATCGCCCAATCGCGCCGGCGAGATTGACGAGACC
The Chloroflexota bacterium genome window above contains:
- a CDS encoding NADH-quinone oxidoreductase subunit N → MPDINTWLLISPELILTVVGLLIVVVDLVWREQSEPVLPWLAVLGFALALGATINYWGANQSLFAGMYAVDTYALFFKLISALAGLLTVLVSISFLKGRTPFKGDFYFLLTYAVLATMMMASSTSLLMVYLSIEFLSYTSYLLAGFLREDKKSNEAAIKYFLYGAVTSAVMLYGLSLLYGISGSLNLADMAQVFATATDASTRELGLVAFALVLAGFGFKISAVPFHQWAPDVYEGAPTPIVAFLSVGSKAAGFALLMRVALTAFPGFQTEWAALLSVVSIMTMTLGNLVALQQKNIKRLLAYSSIAQAGYILIGLVSVKLGGASPFAGLNGVLIYLAAYLFTNLGAFIVVVAIESATGAVEIPEYAGLIKRAPLLAALLVIFFLSLAGIPPTAGFIGKFFVFGAALKEGYLALAAIGVVNSVVSVFYYFSVVRAAFFDAPKTAEPIRVPMVVTASVVACAAVVLLLAVFPQQLIDLAAWGMRMVAVAKP
- a CDS encoding NADH-quinone oxidoreductase subunit M, which produces MIPWLTLLIVLPLIGATALLFFPKGEKANPTIKWFAILWSLIPLAIAGYIWFVLYNTGNAKMQLEESVMWIQSLNVRYHVGIDGLSMPLVFLTTLLTTLSLFYSKYVINDRVREFFLMFLLLETGMIGVFLSLDFFLFYVFWELGLVPMYFLIAIWGHAEDRPQYSAIKFFLYTLAGSVFMLLAIIAMYITTSSASTPGTFDIIELASRKPFANDWTFASLAFWSIFIAFAIKVPLFPFHTWLPDAHTAAPTAGSVILAGILLKLGTYGIVRVLIPIFPQVFQANATIIGILATISIVYGALAAMAQTDFKRLIAYSSVNHMGYVILGIAAAVAAGGATLTDRSIALDGAILQMFNHGVITGSLFFIVGMLYERAHTRDLKMFGGLGAKVPVYGGILLVATFASLGLPGLAGFISEFMVFRGAFATLAVLSTISVLGIIFGAALLLWKVIQNVLLGTFDEAKWDAPHKHLTDLTTPEVLTLAPLVFLMVLIGVYPSVILNTINTISVALISAFKF